The following proteins are co-located in the Psilocybe cubensis strain MGC-MH-2018 chromosome 5, whole genome shotgun sequence genome:
- a CDS encoding Protein sfk1 — translation MTHIPLRYQHWAYVWIPVAAAAMWFSTLLAMLIVWLASGRPKYVSQEGSIAYISDVGADKLKPLFITGCAITGVGFFLTLVTGRLLRHTGRLMPNMRRRERVFSILAIIGSLIGAVGLLFLSIFDTKRFSRAHRVFLLVFIVGVALSAIFSIMEYRWVSKDFVDQSRLRIAYFAKAIIAITLIILAIAFGITLFHAPDAGAVLEWIIAFGFTFYLLTFFYDLRLSKNVEKGELKALAHPSRTNIQNDNQMAQVI, via the exons ATGACACACATACCACTGCGCTACCAACACTGGGCCTATGTCTGGATCCccgtcgccgccgccgccatgTGGTTCTCCACGCTGCTCGCGATGCTCATCGTGTGGCTCGCGTCGGGGCGCCCCAAGTACGTCTCACAGGAGGGCTCGATCGCGTACATCTCAGACGTCGGTGCGGACAAGCTCAAGCCCCTCTTCATAACCGGATGCGCGATTACAGGCGTCGGTTTTTTCTTGACACTCGTGACTGGGCGCCTATTGCGGCACACAGGGAG ATTGATGCCCAATATGCGCAGACGCGAGCGCGTGTTCAGCATACTTGCCATTATAGGCTCGCTCATTGGCGCCGTGGGGCTCCTGTTTCTTTCCATATTCGATACCAAGCGCTTTTCGAGGGCCCATCGTGTATTCCTTTTGGTCTTTATTGTTGGCGTTGCGTTAAGCGCCATCTTCTCCATTATGGAG TACCGATGGGTCAGCAAAGACTTTGTGGACCAATCAAGGCTCCGGATCGCATACTTCGCTAAAGCAATCATAGCCATCACTCTAATTATCCTCGCTATCGCATTTGGTATAACGCTATTTCATGCCCCCGACGCTGGAG CGGTATTAGAATGGATCATTGCATTCGGGTTCACGTTTTATCTCCTTACTTTCTTCTACGATCTCCGTCTGTCCAAAAACGTCGAAAAAGGAGAATTGAAGGCACTTGCACACCCCAGCCGAACTAACATACAAAATGACAACCAAATGGCCCAAGTTATTTGA
- a CDS encoding NRPS-independent siderophore synthetase rfs: protein MSSEPPRDRASFAVMSRLISCLVTEQILRAFYVPMKKPTHEVAGLLVVLSTHTISEDFKVSRTFHTRDIFVIVQLNHKPVLKDVQIHRGSQLVGLVDPMDMISPIYEFQDDRNVNDNDIFVESVLESLSSPPWDIETCGSLYLVSDPVALWKKFVETVIIADELRDIIALELQSSLDWQTISYENPPLCPSLQSASIDWEQSLVAGHPTHPMHRARMFLNNDESSLEYDWYHPHVRFVRVPARSLDVLGQFRDISNAMVTKAATKAGRSILIDNDYIYMPVHELQIINITSKFKDVDVLDEDIFLPALAQSSIRRTNRTVVIPDFPAIALKLAVGVKISSSLRTISHFTANFGPRFSEEIVPKLAVNPAILAVELESSSAVYRCDDPELSKHFTAVIRDEYKPREGETVIVCAALLEAGHANVPTGISAVQHTFQLDTEEKRASFLDRYIRIACEALLPALVKNGVAFEAHAQNILARFDLETGQLQGFIFRDLGGLRIHPETLRNSTGVDFQFLPGHCVATKSLEEIYPKFYHTFVHNHIQRLSRLLGLHHNGRGYEMLRKHMGSVIPENHPVWKVWMDPTSTTVDSKCLMRMRMRDSYRDMVYSPYPNMIQYRPTPEVSTADKSYWSITKLLVDYMSFIRASLFGGK, encoded by the exons ATGTCTTCAGAACCTCCTCGCGATCGCGCGTCGTTTGCGGTAATGTCGCGCCTTATATCATGCCTTGTCACGGAACAAATTCTTCGGGCCTTTTACGTGCCAATGAAGAAACCTACCCATGAGGTTGCTGGCCTCCTTGTTGTACTTTCTACGCACACTATCTCGGAGGACTTCAAAGTCTCTCGCACGTTCCACACCCGCGACATTTTTGTCATTGTGCAGCTGAACCATAAACCAGTGCTCAAGGATGTTCAAATACACAGAGGTAGTCAGCTTGTTGGCCTCGTGGACCCGATGGATATGATTTCACCCATCTATGAGTTCCAAGATGATCGGAATGTAAATGATAAT GATATTTTTGTCGAATCTGTTCTGGAAAGCCTTAGTTCTCCTCCTTGGGATATAGAGACATGCGGGTCCTTATATCTGGTTTCCGATCCCGTAGCTCTGTGGAAGAAATTCGTAGAAACTGTCATCATAGCAGACGAGCTCCGAGACATTATCGCCCTTGAACTCCAGAGTTCACTTGATTGGCAAA CAATATCATACGAAAATCCTCCCTTGTGTCCAAGTCTACAATCAGCTTCTATTGATTGGGAACAAAGTCTAGTTGCTGGACATCCAACACACCCG ATGCATAGGGCAAGAATGTTTCTTAACAATGACGAATCGTCCTTGGAATACGATTGGTATCATCCCCACGTTCGATTTGTCCGAGTACCGGCTCGAAGCCTAGACGTCCTTGGTCAATTTCGAGACATAAGCAACGCAATGGTCACAAAGGCTGCCACCAAAGCTGGAAGATCAATATTGATCGACAACGACTATATTTATATGCCCGTCCATGAGTTGCAGATTATCAATATCACTTCGAAGTTTAAAGATGTTGATGTTCTTGACGAAGACATCTTCCTTCCTGCTCTTGCTCAATCAAGCATCAGGCGA ACCAACAGGACTGTGGTGATACCTGATTTTCCCGCTATTGCCCTCAAGCTGGCAGTAGGAGTCAAGATATCATCTTCACTGCGTACAATCTCTCACTTTACCGCCAACTTCGGGCCTCGATTTTCCGAGGAGATTGTTCCGAAATTAGCTGTAAACCCAGCCATTCTGGCAGTGGAGCTTGAATCGAGCAGCGCAGTTTATCGCTGTGATGATCCGGAACTTTCCAAACATTTCACAGCAGTCATCAGGGATGAATATAAACCAAGGGAAGGCGAAACGGTTATAGTATGTGCGGCCTTATTGGAAGCCGGCCACGCCAACGTGCCTACCGGTATCTCTGCCGTTCAACATACATTTCAACTCGACacggaagaaaaaagggcATCGTTTTTAGATAG ATACATCCGGATTGCCTGCGAAGCCTTGTTACCTGCTCTCGTCAAAAACGGTGTCGCCTTTGAAGCCCACGCGCAAAATATTCTTGCTCGGTTTGATCTTGAAACCGGACAACTACAAGGCTTCATTTTTCGAGACCTGGGAGGCCTGCGCATTCACCCCGAAACACTTCGCAATTCCACTGGTGTTGACTTCCAGTTTCTTCCCGGGCATTGCGTCGCAACTAAGTCTCTCGAAGAGATATATCCTAAATTTTATCATACCTTCGTGCACAACCACATTCAGCGGTTGTCGAGATTGCTTGGTCTTCACCACAATGGGCGGGGATACGAGATGCTCAGGAAACACATGGGCTCAGTTATCCCTGAGAACCACCCAGTTTGGAAAGTATGGATGGATCCAACAAGCACTACCGTTGACTCCAAATGTTtaatgcggatgcggatgcgtGATTCGTATCGAGAT ATGGTTTACAGCCCGTATCCCAACATGATCCAATACCGACCCACGCCAGAAGTGTCTACAGCGGACAAAAGCTACTGGTCAATCACCAAGCTGTTGGTGGATTATATGTCTTTTATTCGAGCCAGCCTCTTTGGCGGCAAGTAA
- a CDS encoding NRPS-independent siderophore synthetase rfs encodes MTKSPIPQDRAQFATTARLLSCLVTESLTPAFYIPQRNPTHGGFAVILKGGRSFNKSLAANDILALVPLHHPPIINPETKTDVAAAEIGLLDPLDMMPMVFETEEFPPEEPQQDRCLSNPCIAIMSSLLEMLKYVCAIHLEEYQIRLSSDALSIWNKFAISQNLDREIQMDIAQELSSSVKWQAHSYENPPNAPSFLSPSIQWEQSIVEGHPTHPMHKTRRFLPPLKDYSPGSYDLLHPRLRFVSIPRENLKVTYDFEGLTLPVLKLASQRAGKDLSVEEHCIAIPVHELQIAHIRDKFPEAYIYPEEFSLPLLAQQSLRSVIVPDAYRGLHLKLGVGVKLTSAVRTISPESAYLGPRFSAQVVPKLTMDRNIVTVARELASVVHAHPNGEIAKHCAAIVRECHEDTSDTRGERLIVCTSLVESGHAGKDGHLPSVVRVFGLDTEEKCAQWFEKFAALFLQAFLPPMLHNGVAFECHPQNCVARFDLETKELKGFIVRDFGGLRVHPETLKATAGVEIDFMAGHSIIASTLDGVYTRMYHTIIHNHFQQLIRVLGLHYSGRGWAIVREQLKIQIPPDHPLYESWLSPERRTLPGKCFMRMRMSSMYRFHLHGPFPNLIHYTGST; translated from the exons ATGACCAAAAGTCCTATACCTCAAGATCGCGCCCAATTCGCGACTACTGCCCGTCTTTTATCATGCCTTGTGACGGAATCTCTCACTCCAGCCTTTTATATACCTCAAAGAAATCCTACACATGGAGGATTTGCTGTCATTTTGAAAGGCGGACGCTCTTTCAATAAATCATTGGCCGCCAATGATATTCTTGCTCTCGTTCCTCTTCACCACCCCCCAATCATAAATCCAGAAACAAAAACTGATGTGGCTGCAGCTGAGATCGGCTTACTCGACCCTCTGGATATGATGCCCATGGTTTTCGAAACAGAAGAATTCCCCCCAGAGGAACCTCAGCAGGACAGGTGCCTCTCCAATCCA TGCATCGCAATTATGTCTTCTCTTTTGGAGATGCTTAAGTATGTCTGCGCTATTCATCTCGAAGAATACCAGATACGTCTATCGTCAGATGCCCTGTCTATCTGGAACAAGTTCGCAATTAGCCAAAATCTCGATCGTGAAATCCAAATGGATATTGCTCAAGAACTATCGAGTTCTGTTAAATGGCAAG CTCATTCGTACGAGAATCCTCCAAATGCCCCTTCGTTTTTGTCTCCTAGCATTCAGTGGGAACAATCCATCGTCGAAGGCCATCCTACTCACCCT ATGCACAAGACACGTCGATTTCTACCTCCACTAAAAGACTATTCCCCCGGCTCATACGATCTACTCCATCCAAGATTACGCTTCGTATCGATACCCCGCGAAAATTTAAAAGTTACGTACGATTTCGAAGGACTGACTCTTCCGGTTCTCAAACTTGCATCCCAACGAGCCGGAAAGGATTTGTCCGTTGAGGAACATTGTATTGCTATCCCGGTACATGAACTTCAAATCGCGCATATTCGAGATAAATTTCCAGAAGCGTACATCTACCCTGAAGAGTTTAGCCTTCCTTTGTTGGCCCAACAAAGCTTGAG ATCTGTTATCGTACCTGATGCATATCGTGGGCTGCATCTCAAACTGGGAGTGGGAGTCAAGCTCACTTCTGCAGTTCGAACCATTTCACCCGAATCAGCATATCTGGGGCCTCGTTTTTCTGCCCAAGTTGTTCCCAAATTGACAATGGATCGAAATATCGTCACGGTAGCAAGAGAATTGGCCAGTGTGGTGCATGCGCATCCTAACGGGGAGATAGCAAAGCACTGCGCTGCCATCGTCAGAGAGTGCCACGAGGACACAAGCGATACTCGAGGGGAACGGTTAATCGTCTGCACTTCCCTAGTGGAAAGTGGTCATGCTGGAAAGGACGGTCATCTTCCCTCCGTGGTCCGCGTGTTTGGATTAGATACAGAAGAAAAGTGTGCTCAGTGGTTCGAGAA ATTCGCCGCACTCTTCCTTCAAGCTTTCTTGCCTCCAATGCTTCACAATGGGGTGGCTTTCGAATGCCATCCACAGAATTGTGTTGCCAGGTTTGACCTCGAAACCAAAGAATTAAAAGGTTTCATTGTTCGCGACTTTGGTGGTCTTCGTGTGCACCCCGAGACGCTCAAGGCAACTGCAGGAGTAGAAATTGATTTCATGGCAGGCCACTCAATTATCGCGTCAACTTTGGATGGTGTGTATACGAGAATGTATCACACGATAATTCACAATCATTTCCAGCAACTCATTCGCGTTCTCGGACTTCACTACAGTGGTCGCGGTTGGGCCATTGTTCGCGAACAATTAAAGATCCAGATACCTCCAGACCACCCGCTATACGAATCGTGGCTCTCACCAGAAAGAAGGACACTCCCAGGGAAATGCTTTATGCGAATGAGAATGTCCTCCATGTACCGTTTC CATCTCCACGGGCCATTCCCGAATCTTATTCACTATACGGGCTCAACCTAA